The following proteins are encoded in a genomic region of Phycodurus eques isolate BA_2022a chromosome 11, UOR_Pequ_1.1, whole genome shotgun sequence:
- the LOC133409404 gene encoding LOW QUALITY PROTEIN: BLOC-2 complex member HPS6 (The sequence of the model RefSeq protein was modified relative to this genomic sequence to represent the inferred CDS: deleted 2 bases in 2 codons): MSRFVLEQLSDFGDYTGRNELYESLINEPHNRVPNVRLSPNGRHVHVILHKPKVGLVTLDKYERPQLVHTQRKMDLCSTRGVPVVDILYLDNTNNNGAGNKVFVAVVYENGRAEFWRFQDYKGGWSLLQTADLCNSPRARVVSVCACSNLIIWCEERPPSESSPVLSSARNKLRHCVCRRDFELEEGAVILGGVKIALHNNPRFTLVASGQYVHLLSDVKVKLLSKFFLSWCPCQDYFRVSATCKASPLKKQSAKESDFRKLITDCLGFLSAIDPPEILNVSPSACGGLLLLLNTGWVYLLQSDGMLHHIHKIADKSLLKYAAHTSLCTYQDTLVLVIGQNLHLIDLKCGREMETIMLDREGVLFTIKSDRSPHLFLETGLFKVVRQEMDTIDVKMKLPSFTAVESIHPGALLVEAVFEEACKYYQQRSLSSTRLTVDALKKGGRFQAPISLASILSDYLSSGPKQRAAELSQNEERGCSVGEDKLKVSLVPELKALVAVEELKGTLVRGSVKEVEVLCQRLVEKEVARLLSSSELHQDDLLYLNSIFGIFPYQAWAATQAALQLHYNGEGSLSSQAPPDVWKTVLSPAPSFLASLPLTNGGSKHGYSPKADHNANCTRKSASSPLSVIMPSFELLCHSVLRFQPAWLPRFLELGQQQQGSARLGLSLATSSWSVSAGRGGDGGENNVPLYKRVLSVLSSMRKERDQQRELEVEVLMVSGRPNAILQALRILIGQQQWEKVTQVAQKFCKQSPLLNREIFTMLLCEVTQHRELDPYLDLLWALCPEDLTVTTILNLVLKNLPPPSTLSPSPISMALMPGPGPALFADPQSGQVTIGLLKPLLRKVLQRETKPSQRYADILQSPSFPPPAPPRLPTEPAHSPQDTSMLLPADPL, from the exons ATGTCGCGCTTTGTGCTGGAGCAACTGTCCGATTTTGGCGACTATACCGGCAGGAATGAGCTGTATGAGAGTTTAATTAACGAGCCTCACAACAGAGTGCCAAACGTTCGTCTGAGCCCAAATGGACGTCACGTTCATGTCATCCTCCACAAGCCGAAGGTCGGTCTTGTGACTCTGGACAAGTATGAAAGACCTCAGCTGGTCCACACTCAGAGGAAGATGGATTTGTGTTCAACACGAGGCGTTCCCGTTGTGGATATTTTATATTTGgacaatacaaataataatggcGCCGGCAACAAGGTCTTTGTGGCTGTGGTTTACGAGAACGGGCGTGCTGAGTTTTGGAGGTTCCAGGATTACAAAGGAGGCTGGAGTCTCCTGCAGACGGCCGACTTGTGCAACAGTCCCCGGGCGAGAGTGGTGTCTGTGTGCGCCTGCTCTAATCTCATCATCTGGTGTGAGGAGCGACCCCCCTCGGAGAGCTCCCCCGTTCTAAGCTCTGCCAGGAATAAACTGAGACATTGTGTTTGCAGGAGGGACTTTGAGTTGGAGGAGGGGGCTGTCATTTTAGGAGGGGTGAAAATTGCCCTCCACAACAACCCTCGATTCACCCTGGTCGCCTCGGGGCAATACGTGCATCTCCTTTCTGACGTCAAAGTGAAACTGCTGAGCAAATTCTTCCTTTCTTGGTGCCCTTGTCAGGACTACTTTCGGGTCAGTGCCACATGTAAAGCCAGCCCCTTGAAAAAGCAGTCGGCGAAGGAGTCTGACTTCAGGAAGCTGATCACAGACTGTTTAGGGTTTCTGTCAGCTATAGACCCACCTGAGATCCTAAACGTCTCTCCTTCGGCTTGTGGGGGTTTGCTGCTGCTTCTCAACACGGGCTGGGTGTATCTACTGCAAAGCGATGGAATGCTACACCATATACACAAGATAGCGGACAAGAGCCTGCTTAAATATGCTGCACATACCAGCCTCTGTACATACCAGGACACCTTGGTGCTTGTCATAGGCCAAAATCTGCATCTTATAGACTTGAAGTGTGGCAGAGAAATGGAAACAATAATGCTAGACCGAGAGGGCGTTTTATTTACCATAAAGAGTGACAGATCGCCTCACTTGTTCTTAGAAACTGGACTTTTTAAAGTGGTGCGGCAGGAAATGGACACAATAGACGTAAAGATGAAGTTGCCTTCTTTCACTGCGGTGGAGAGCATTCACCCTGGAGCCCTCCTGGTGGAAGCTGTGTTTGAGGAGGCTTGTAAATATTACCAGCAGAGGAGTCTGAGTAGCACCCGGCTCACTGTGGATGCCTTAAAGAAAGGGGGCAGGTTCCAGGCTCCCATCTCTTTAGCATCCATCCTCAGTGACTACCTCAGCTCGGGGCCCAAGCAGAGAGCAGCAGAGCTGTCCCAAAATGAAGAAAGAGGATGTAGTGTGGGGGAAGACAAGCTAAAAGTCTCACTGGTCCCTGAGCTGAAGGCCTTGGTCGCTGTGGAGGAGCTAAAGGGGACTCTGGTGAGGGGCAGTGTGAAAGAAGTGGAGGTACTTTGCCAGCGTCTAGTCGAGAAAGAAGTAGCTCGGCTGCTGTCGTCCTCCGAGCTGCATCAGGATGACCTGCTCTACCTCAACTCCATCTTCGGCATCTTCCCCTACCAAGCGTGGGCGGCGACGCAAGCTGCTCTCCAGCTACACTACAACGGGGAAGGCTCTCTGTCCAGCCAGGCGCCTCCGGATGTGTGGAAAACCGTCCTCAGTCCCGCGCCAAGCTTCCTTGCCTCCCTCCCACTTACAAACGGCGGGTCAAAACATGGGTACAGCCCCAAAGCGGATCACAACGCCAACTGTACCCGTAAGTCGGCAAGCTCCCCTTTGTCCGTCATCATGCCCAGCTTTGAACTCCTCTGCCATTCGGTTTTACGCTTCCAGCCTGCTTGGCTGCCCCGCTTCCTCGAGCTTGGCCAGCAGCAGCAGGGTTCAGCCAGACTGGGGCTGAGCCTGGCCACCTCCTCCTGGAGCGTCTCCGCCGGTAGAGGAGGAGACGGCGGCGAGAACAATGTGCCCCTCTATAAGCGCGTCCTGAGCGTCCTGTCATCTATGAGAAAAGAGAGAGACCAGCAGCGGGAACTAGAGGTGGAGGTGTTGATGGTCAGCGGGCGGCCCAACGCCATTCTGCAGGCGCTGAGGATCCTAATTGGACAGCAGCAGTGGGAGAAGGTCACCCAGGTGGCCCAGAAGTTCTGCAAGCAGAGCCCCCTGCTGAACAGGGAGATCTTCACCATGTTGCTGTGTGAGGTGACCCAGCACAGAGAACTGGACCCCTACCTGGACCTGCTGTGGGCCCTGTGCCCCGAGGACCTCACAGTCACGACCATT CTGAACTTGGTGCTGAAAAACCTCCCGCCCCCCAGCACCCTC TCCCCATCGCCCATTTCCATGGCCCTCATGCCAGGCCCCGGTCCTGCTCTCTTTGCTGACCCGCAGAGTGGTCAAGTGACCATCGGCCTCCTCAAACCTCTGCTGCGAAAAGTTCTCCAGAGGGAGACCAAGCCCAGCCAACGCTACGCCGACATCCTCCAGTCCCCCTCCTTCCCCCCTCCTGCGCCCCCCCGCCTGCCCACAGAACCAGCGCACTCACCCCAGGACACTAGCATGCTTCTACCTGCTGACCCACTGTGA